In Methanofollis sp., the genomic window CCACGGATGAAGATAGCCGAGGGGCGGCAATTGAACAGTATCCTTCAGGTGCCCTGTTGCAAGGAGAGGAATCAAGTATCCCTCCGCACTCAGGAGAACTGCAACGAGAAATTTTCATCACGTATGCTTGAGCCAGGGGTTCATGCCCGATTCTATGACGTCATCTGAGATGGCGGTCAGCCGTGCCAGAAGGGCAGGGTCAAGGCCTGACTCCATGGCGAGGAAGATGCCCGAGATCTCCAGGATCTTCAGCTTGCTCGCGAGATAGTGAATGAACTTCAGAAGATCCGCGGAGGAAATATAGATGAGCATCGCATTGACGGAATCGACGATGATGCATATCTTTTGTTCGCCCGGGTCTTTCAGGACTCCTGTTATGGCGATGGAGAGGCCGGTGAGGTCGTCGGGACGGTGGAGGAAGACGCTTCCGGGCATGTCCTCCGCGGCGTCGCCGCCGGCGTACTTCGTGACCGTGTCGATGAAGCGGACCGTGGTCATATCAATGCCGTTTTTCCGGTAATGTCTGGCAAGAGAGCGGGCCGGCTGGTTGACGGTGACGACGACGGCGTGTACACCCTTCTCCGTGACTTCCCTGACGGCGGCCAGGTTGCTCTCCCTGACCGAGCGGGCAGGCGAGAGGACCAGGACGATCCGGGGATCGTCGGGCGTGATGTCGAGGGCGCTCACACCTCTCTCCTACCTCCGCAAAAAATGGCGGAATGCGTCAGGGATCTCCCGCCGCCCCTCGGCTATGGAAGCGTTGAGCTCGCGAAGGTTCTCAGCGATCTGGTCGGCCGCCGCGATCTGGACCCTGATCTGGGTGAGGATCTCCTCCTTCGGAACGGTCTCATCCCTGATGTCATCGTGGATCGCCTCGAAATTCTCCCTGAGGAGGGCGGCCGGGTTTTTGAGCCTGAGGGCCGACTCGGTGATATAGGCGAGCATTGCCTCTTCTGTCTCCTGCCGGCGGATCGCAGATCCGATGATGCCTGCCGCAGCCTCGATTGTGTCGATCTCGACCTCGGTCCAGCGCCTCTCCTCCCGCGTCTCGTCAAAGCCGATGAAACCCCACCACCGACCCCCGACATGTATCGGGACGATGACGAACGATTGAACCCCGAGCGCCTCCATGTTCCACCTTTCATCATTTTCGGCGGTCCTGATGTCGGCAAAGACGGTTTTTCCGTCCCTGAGGTCCGCCTCCCAGGCCCCGACTCCGGCCTTCTGGTAGGAGAGCCCTCGAAGCCAGGTGGTGGCGATCTCGCCTCCTCTCCCCTCTCTGGTCCATTCGTACCGGCCTGTCATGAGGGTCTCGCCGGTCTCCTGATCTGTGATGTTCTCGAAGAGGTAGACGCGGTGGACATTGGTTGCCGTGCAGAGTCCGCGGAGAGCCCCGGGGATCTCCTCCTCCCAGGTGCGTGCCGCGAGGAAACGGCCGGCCATGGTACTGATTGCCTCAAGAATTGCGTCCCGCCTTTGGAGGGCGTGTGTCACCTGTTTTTTCCCGGTGATGTCGAGAACCGAGACGATGAAGAGGTCACGGCCGGGGATAGTCCTGACCGTGACGGCGGCGTCGATAAAAGAACCGTCTTTCCGCTGCAGCCGCATCTCCCTGATGGCTGGTGCCGTTCCGGTCACGGCGAGGGCCGGAAGGTCTCCGCCCTCCGCGATCTGTGACCATGACATCGCCCCCTCGATCTCTGACCGCCCGTACCTCGTCATCCTGAAAAATCTGCGGTTTGCCCTGATTATTGTGGAGGAGCGGTCGGCAATGACAAGTCCGTCGCCGGTGGCGTCGAAGACGGCCTCATAGAGGTCGGCATCGAAGCATACGTCTCTTCCGTTCACAGAAATGAATGAGGAGCCCCTGTTATATAACTCCTGCTGTTTTTCCCTTTGTTTGTGGGTGTACGGGTCCGGAAATCCATCTCTGTCCCCGCAACACGTATCTGGTCGGTTCTCGAAATTGTATGGGTATTTCATGCAGCAAAGGACATACGCGTATATCGCCGCTGTTTTCAACGCCTTCTTTATCGGCCTGAGTTTCCTCTTCGTCAAGGAGTCTCTGGCGGCTGCAGAGCCCTTCACGACTCTTGCCTTCCGCTTTGCCCTTTCCTTTGCTTTTATGCTGGTGCTGCTTGCGGCAGGCGTCATCGCGGTACGCATCCCGGCAGAAGATGTCAGGGACCTCCTGGTCCTCTCTCTCATCCAGCCTGTCCTCTTCTTCTCCCTCCAGGCGTTCGGGATGCTCTCAATATCGTCGTCGGAGGCCGGGATCATCTCCGCCTTCGTGCCTGTCTTCGTGGGCATCCTCGGTCTCCTGCTGCTGGGCGAGCGGGTGAATGCGAAACAGTTTGTCGCCTTCTTCATCTCGATCGCCGGGATCGTGTGCCTCTTCTCTATGGGCGGGAATGGAGGGACCGGCACCAGCTGGATGGGGATGGTCCTGACCCTGCTCTCCGCTCTTGCGACCTCCCTGTACATCGTCCTCGGGCGGAGGCTCACCCGTACTCTCGACCCTGTCAGCCTCACCTTCGGGATGATGCTCTGCGGGTGTGTCGCGTTTGTGGCGGCGGCCATCGTGTGTGAGGGCCTGGACGCAGGCGGAGCGGCCCTGTTGCTCGGGGACCCGGGTTTCATGATGGACATCCTCTATCTCGGCCTCTTTACCTCTGTCGGGACGTCTTTTCTCGCAATGTACAGCCTGAAGGACCTGGAGGCGGCGAAGGTGGGGATCATTCAGAACCTCTCTGTCGTCGTCTCTATCCTTGCCGGCGTGCTGGTGCTCCATGAGGCATTCCTCTCCTACCACGCGGTCGGGAGTCTCCTGATCATCGTCGGGGTGGTGCTCGCGAATTTCTGGGCCGACCCGGAGACGAAGCCGTAATTGTCGGGAATGTCCTCGTGTCCTGCCGAAAATTTTCTATTCCACTTTTTTCCCGGACCTGCCGATACTCTCATATGGGATCAGGCCCCCGGAGGGCATGATGAACCCCGGGCCGACATGCCAGTCCCGGGGTGGATGGATCGACCATGGCGACGAAAGCGGATTTCAGCACCGGAGAATGGGGCCGCCTCTTGCAGGCGCCTGTCGCCGCGGGTTTCTCCGTGATGCTCGCCGATCCCGACTTCACCGGCATTCTCAGGGAGCTGAAGGCCCTGTCCCGGGCCTTCGACAGACTCGAAGTCCCTCACGAAGCGGAGGAACTGGTCGGGTCGCTGGTCGCCGACCTCAGGGCGATGTCGGAGAGGAAAGAGCATCTTCCCGGCAGCGAGGACTTTACCGAGGGCAGGCCCGAGGAGATCAGGGTGCGGATCCTGGAGGATCTCCGCGGTATCGGCCCCATCCTTGCGGCCAGGGCGACGCCCGGCGAGGCGGCAGGGTTCAGGGAGTGGCTCATAGGCATCGGGCGGGCCGTAGCGGAAGCGAGCAGGGAGGGCGGTTTTCTCGGCATCGGCGGCGCCCGCGTCAGCGAGAAGGAGAAGGCGGCCCTCCGGGAACTTGCCGAGGTGCTCGGCGCCCCGCTCCCCGCGGCGGTGTGATGGCTGCGGCTCAGTTCGTCGCTCTTTTCAGAAAAAGGGATGGGCCCGGAGGGATTCGAACCCACGGCCACCCGGTTATGAGCCGGGCGCTCCACCACTAAGCTACGGGCCCGCGTCAACGGGATCTTCTCGGGATGGCCCCTGTACCGGGGAATGCCTCCCGTGTAGTATATCAGTCACACCCGGACCATATTAAATCTGCGTGTGTTCTCCCTGACGTTTCGATCAGGCACGATTTCTCCGTTCCCTCTCTCTTCCGGTCTGCCCTGATCGCCGCACGCCTCGGGTCTTGCCCCGACCACAGGTTTCATGTATTGTGCGCATATGAGTAATATTGCCTGCAAGGGTATGGTGAACGACATGCCAGGATATGACGGAACAGGGCCGCGGGGATGCGGCCGGATGACAGGGGGTCGCCGCGGCCCGTGCATGACGGCCAGGACCGCCCCGGTTGAGACCGGAGATGCGACCGAACCGGAGCAGAACACCGTTCTGTACGGCATCGGAAGAGGCGGCATCCCGTGCGGATGCGGCAGAGGCCATGGCAACGGCATGAGCGGGCGCCGTCCCGGCAGGTGGTGAAAAGATGAAACTTGCGATTGCACTCGATGGAGACTTCGTGTCCGGCCATTTCGGCCACTGCGAAGCCTATGCACTTTTTGACATAAACGAGGGGTCTGCATCCCGGCTTCCCGACCTTGCGAACCCCGGGCACGAGCCCGGTTTCCTCCCCCACTATCTTGCCGACCACGGTGTCACTGCTGTGGTCGCCGGCGGGATGGGGCCGCGGGCCGTCGACCTCTTCTGCCAGAACGGGATCGAGGTCTTCCTCGGGGCCTCCGGGCCTGTAGAGGCAGTCGCCTCGGCCTATGCCTCCGGGAAACTCACTTCGGGTGAGAGTTCCTGCACCCACGGCACTGAAGAACATGAAAACTGCGACGGGGGATGTCAGTGATCATCTGCATCACGGCAGATGGCCCTGATTCGGGCGCCCAGGTCCAGCCGCGTTTTGGCAGGGCCGCGTACTTCGTCTTTGCCGACACGGAGAAGGGAACATTTGAAGCGGTGAAAAATCCGGTCGCGGATGCACAGGGCGGCGTCGGCCCGCGTGCGGTCCAGACAGTCATCGACCACGGCGCCACGGCCCTCGTCACCGGGCAGGTCGGCGGCAATGCAGCGAGTGCCATTCAGGCCTCAGGGATCAGGGCCTGCGCCTTCAAGGGACAGGGCACCGTCTCAGCAGCGCTCTCGGCCTTCCTCGCCGGTGAACTCCCGTCCCTCCTCTGACCTGACCGCCATGAAGATCGTCGTTGCGAGCGGCAAAGGCGGCACCGGGAAGACGATGGTCGCCGCAAACCTCGGCTATGTCCTCTCTCGCGACCGGAAGGTTACTCTCGTCGACTGCGACGTGGAGGAGCCGAACCTCCACCTCTTCTTCCCGGCGGAGACAGTCGACGAGGCGGTGACAGCCGAGAACCCGGTCTTCGACCCGGCCCTCTGCACGCAGTGCGGTGCATGCGGGAAATTCTGCCGGTACGGCGCGATCACCGTCCTCCGCGACCGCGTCCTCTTCTTCGCGGAACTCTGTCACTCCTGCGGCGGGTGCCGGATCGTCTGCCCTGAAGGTGCCGTCACAGAAACCGGACGGGCGATCGGGAAGGTCGGCACGTCACACCCCCTGCCTGGCCTCACCCTCGTCTCCGGCTTCCTGAACGAAGGGGAAGTCCAGGCACCCTGTGTCGTACGTGCGGCCCGTGCGGCCGCCGGGGATTACCCTCTTGTCATCCTGGACGCCGCGCCGGGCGTCGCCTGTGCGGTGATGGAGACGATAACCGGTTGCGACCTCTGCATTCTGGTGACAGAGTCGACGCCTTCGGGGCTTCACGACCTCGCCCTTGCCGTCGAGGCCGTGAGGATGCTCTCCCTCCCGGCGGGCGTCGTGATCAACAGGAGCGACGGCCGGGACGAGGCGGCAACCGCCTTCTGCCGGGAGCACGACCTCCCCGTCCTCATGACCATCCCCTTTGGCCGGGAGATCGCTGCCATCCAGAACAGGGGCGGCCTCGTCGCCCGCGACCTGCCAGGTTTCACGGAAAAGTTCGCCGCACTGTACACGGACGCCGTGCGCCTCTGCGGGGTGAAAGAATGACCAGGATCGCGGTCGTGAGCGGGAAAGGAGGGACAGGGAAGACGATGGTCGCCGCCGCCCTCACCGATCTCCTCACGGTACCGAAGGTGCTCGCCGACTGCGACGTGGACGCGGCCAACCTCGACCTCTTCCTGGACCCGAGTCCCCTCGGCGAAGAGCCCTTCATGGGGCTGGAGAGGGCGTCGATCGATCCCGCTGTCTGCACCGGCTGCGGGGCCTGCGCCTCTTCCTGCCGTTTCGATGCGATTGCCTGCGAGGAAGACCGCTGCGCCGTCGATCCCCTGAGGTGTGAGGGGTGCGGCGTCTGCACTCTCGTCTGCCCTGCCGGTGCGGTGCACATGACACCTTTCAGGGCCGGGACGATCTATCGCTCCGAGACCGCCGCCGGGAAACTCGCTCATGCACGTCTCTCGCCCGGCGCCGGAAACTCGGGGCTGCTCGTCCACTCGGTGCGGCAGAAGGCCGAAGAGATGGCCGGGGAAAGTCGCGTCCTCCTTGCCGACGGCCCGCCAGGCATCGGCTGCCCCCTCATCTCCACGATCAGCGGCATGGACGCCGTCCTGGCCGTCACCGAGCCCGGCATCTCGGCCCTCCATGACCTGAAAAGGCTGGTCACGGTCTGCCGGGGCTTCTCTCTCCGGATCTTCGTCGTGATCAATAAATTCGACCTTGAACCCTCGGTCTGCCGGCAGGTCGAGGACTTCTGCCGTGAGGAAGGGCTGCCCGTGATCGGGCACATCCCCTTCGACCGGGCCGTCCTTCTGGCCGTGCGTGAGGGCAGGCCTGTCACCCGCACCCCTTCGCCCGCGTCGGAGGCACTATATCAGATGGCCGAGCACCTCTCTTGCGAGCTGACGATCGATGGATGACGAGATGCAGGGCAGGTGTTGCGGCCGCCGCGGACGGCCGCGGGCCCCCCGGTTGATTCCCGAAGGAACGGCCTTCCGTTGCTTCGGCCCCATCTGCGAGAGGGCGGGCGAGGTCGTTCTCCTCCTCCCCGAGGAGGTGGAGGCCCTCAGGCTCACCGACCTGGAAGGGCTCGAGCAGGAAGAGGCGGCCGAAAGGCTCGGCATCTCCCGGAAGACCCTCTGGCGCGACCTCCATGAGGCACGCCGGAAGGTCGCCGACGCCCTGGTCAATGGCAAGGGGATCAGGATCGCCGGGTGTCGGAGGAGGGCGGAGGAGTGTCCCCGCCATCTCTGCGACGATGCAGCAGAGGAATGATATTTTTTATATCAATCATTTCTTCCTGACCGCTCGCTTCTCAGACCTGATCTTGAAACCGGTGATCACATGAGAATCTGTACCTGGAACTGCAATATGGCATTCAGGAAAAAATATCCGGCGATTCTCTCCTGTGATCCGGATATTCTTATTGTTCCTGAATGTGAAAATCCTGATCTCTTTGATAGTACGTTCTCTACCAACGCTCTATGGGTCGGGAAAAATCAGCATAAGGGCCTTGGAGTTTTCAGCTTTCATGATTATGAGATCTCGACTCACGAATTGTATTCTGACGATTTTTCATATGCCCTGCCTGTGCGGGTTGAATCTCCTGAAAATCTGAATCTCGTTGCTCTTTGGGCCATGAATAATCTTAGAAATCCCGGACGGAGATATATCGGTGAGGTCTGGCGTGCAATCGAGTACTATCAAAATCTTTTTGATTCGCCCGCAGTCATTGCCGGTGATTTTAACTGGAACATTATCTGGGATCACCGCCCGAAGATGGATCTGGATGGGGATTTTGCTGATGTAACCGCCCTTCTGGACCGCCATGACATCCAGAGTTTATACCATGCCTCCGCCGGTATCCCCTTCGGCCGCGAACCGGACCCGACATTATACCACAGAAAGAATCGTCTGAAGCCCTATCATGTCGACTACATCTTTTCATCGTCCGACCTTCTATGCCGGATGGAGTCTCTGACCGTCGGCGGGTATGATGAATGGATCACGCTCAGTGATCATATGCCGGTTATGGCCACATTTCAATGAGCAGAGTAGAGAACTTCAAGGCCCCACCATCCTTACGTTCTCCGTCGAGAGGTCTATCCCCGAAAGTGTGTATGAACGATCGTTTGTTTCATGACCCGAAGAACAAGATTGGCCTGATAATACACAGAACAATCGAACAAAAAGGAAAGACGCAAAGCGCCGCCAACAGGACTCGAACCTGTGACATGCTGGTTAACAGCCAGCCACTCTACCAACTGAGTTATGGCGGCAACACACTATTGTGCCTTACAATCTTTCTTGCGCATCGTATTAAACCTTACTGGAGGGGCCTTTTCGCATCCCTTCCAGGAGGGCGATCATACTGTCGATCTCACCGTCGAGACCAGAAAGGTCCTCGCGGGCGCGCTCGGTGACAGTCGCCCCCGCGGGCGAGGCCCTGATATACCCCATCCCTTCGAGGACGCGGAGAGAATACCGCACCCGGTGGTACGGCAGGCCGAGCACCTCGGCAAGCTTCATGATCCCGATGGGCTGGTGTGCGGCGACGACCCGCAGGACCTCGAGGTGGCGGCCGAGGAGCTCGATCTCACTCTTCAGTTTTTTGAGCATCTTTCTCCTCCTTCCTGGAGGGACCGGCATGCACGTCAAGCCAGGCCTTTGTCCTGTAGTAGTCCTTCCTGAAGTACCAGATCAGGGGGAGGTCGACGAGGATGAGCACCGCTGCAACCGCCGGACCGATCGGCGGGGGCAGTTTGAAGAAGAGGCCTATGGCGAGAGCGACGAGGATGATGATGATGTTCAGGACTATCGTCAGTTTCCAGAACCTCCATTTGAAGACCTGCTTATCGGCGTCCTCCATCGATCGTACTTGTGCGTGCTTATTGAAGTAGTTTTCATGCGTCCATGGGGGAGAATTCGGTGCACTCGATATCAGGGGATGCGTTTTCGGGAGTTCCCGGATCTATCCTGGCGATTTCCAAGAGCGCGGAGAATGAAATCCGATAAAGTGCCGTTCAACTCTTTGGTCGTGCTATTCCTTTTATCGGCCGTTCGATCTCCGCGATGAGGGGGACTGCAGGTTCCTTTGTCATTCATGCTCTCACCGGTCTGCCGGTGAATGGAGACGCTGATGGACGAACCTGATCCGTGCGTACACCATTCGATCGCCATATCGCGCGTGTGGGGGGCATGACAGTCCCTTCATCCCCATAATATTTATCTATTTGCCTCTGTCGAACAATGGGAAAACCCGGTGAAAATGGGCATGGATAATACCTATCCCCTGAGACAATGATGATTTGTCATTCAATGACCACTGATCAGGCTGACTATCGCGTGGGCATCCGGATCCCGGGAGAATTGAAGGAATGGATATCCCGGGAAGCAAGAAATCGTGGTTTTTATAATGATTCGGAATTTGTAAGGTCCCTGTTATACCAGGAAATGACGAAATCGAAAATCCTGGAAACGATTGACGATCGGATCGCAGGGTATATCCGCGGTCCTGAAGGGCAGGCGGTGATCCGGGACGCTCTGCGATCTGAGTTCAGGGGCGAACCTCTGCGTACATTGATCCGTGCCGGCGTGGAGGATGTCCTTCAAGACTACGTCGTGGAAAAAGAATAATTCGGCCACCTCTAGAAGACGATCCGGAAATTTCACCATCCATGCTTTTTTTGTGTGCAAAGAAGCGTAATTTCTTGTAATCATCCGTCCATAGATACACAGTACTGCCGGGCCGATGGCCCGGATCAGGATGATTGCATGGAAAGCCTTGACAATGCTCTCGCTGCGGCGGACTGCGCGGCCTACGTCCTCTACGCCTCCTCGGACGACGCCGACTTCCGCTACCTCACCCGTTTCCAGGTCTCCGACCCCCTCCTGTACGTGAAGCGGAAAGGTGAGCGGGGGCTCCTCGTCGTCCCCCAGATGGAATACGAGCGGGCAGCGACCGAGTCGTCTGCCGCGCCCATAACCCGTGCCGGGGCAGGCTTCCTGAAATATCTCGACAAGGAGAAGGATGCCTGGAAGGCGCTCGCGCGCACCGCCGCCTCCCTCGCCGGCGGGAAGGTCCTCGTCCCGCGCACCTTCCCGTACGGGCTTGGCCGCCTCCTTGAGGAGTACGCCGGCGTCGAAGTCGACGGTGCCGGGGCCGTCAGCGCGATGCGTGCCGTCAAGACCTCGAAGGAACTCGCCGCCATCCGGGCGGCGCAGAGAGCGACCGAAGAGGCGATGGACCTCGGCATCTCGATGATCCGTCGGTCCACCGCACAGAACGGCGTCCTGCACCTCGACGGCGCCCCCCTCACATCGGGGCGGGTCAGGACTGCGATGCACCTCTTCCTGATGGAAAGGGGCTACACCGCGAAGGAGACGATCGTCTCCTGCGGAAAGGAAACGGCCATGCCCCACAGGCAGGGCGACGGCCCCCTCATCGAGGACGAACCCGTCGTCATCGACCTCTTCCCGCGGGACGACGCCACAGGCTACTATGCCGACATGACCCGAACAGTCGTGAAGGGCGAACCCTCCCCTGAGATTGCGGAGATGTACGACACCGTCGCCGCGGCCCAGGCGCTCGGCGTCTCCCTCATCGCCGCGGGCGTGCGGGGTGCCGCCGTCCACAACGCCGTCGTCGCATTCTTCACAGAACAGGGCTATGAGAGCGACACAAAGGGCTTTGTCCACTCCCTGGGCCACGGCGTCGGACTTGAGATCCACGAGGGCCCCTCTCTCTCCCCCTCAGGCGGTCCCCTCGAAGCCGGCAATGTCGTCACCGTCGAGCCCGGTCTCTATTACCCGGGCATCGGCGGGATACGTATCGAGGACATGGGTGCCGTCACCACAGAGGGCTTTGACCGCTTCACCAACTATCCAAGGAACCTGATCGTATGACTGACGAAGAAATGGAACTCTACCTGGAAGCAGGAAAAATCGCAAAGAAGATACTGAACGAAGGGGCGGGCATGGTGAAAGTCGGCGCGCCCGTCCTCGACGTCGTCGAGACGGCAGAAGGGATGATCCTGGACTCAGGCGCCGATATCGCCTTCCCCCTCAACCTCTCCAGAAACGAGGACGCCGCCCACGACACCGCCTCGACAGGCGACGAAAGGGTCTTTGCCATGGGCGACCTGGTCAAACTCGACCTCGGCGTCGCCCTCGAAGGCAGGATCGCCGACACCGCCCTCTCGGTGGACCTCGGCGGCCACGAGGCCCTCGTAGCCGCGTCGCGGGCCGCCCTCGACCGGGCGATCGCCCTGGTCCGTCCCGGCATCACCACCGGCGAGATCGGCGCCGCAGTCCAGGCCGAGATCGAAGGCCGGGGCTTCCTCCCTGTCGCGAACCTCA contains:
- a CDS encoding PAS domain S-box protein, producing the protein MNGRDVCFDADLYEAVFDATGDGLVIADRSSTIIRANRRFFRMTRYGRSEIEGAMSWSQIAEGGDLPALAVTGTAPAIREMRLQRKDGSFIDAAVTVRTIPGRDLFIVSVLDITGKKQVTHALQRRDAILEAISTMAGRFLAARTWEEEIPGALRGLCTATNVHRVYLFENITDQETGETLMTGRYEWTREGRGGEIATTWLRGLSYQKAGVGAWEADLRDGKTVFADIRTAENDERWNMEALGVQSFVIVPIHVGGRWWGFIGFDETREERRWTEVEIDTIEAAAGIIGSAIRRQETEEAMLAYITESALRLKNPAALLRENFEAIHDDIRDETVPKEEILTQIRVQIAAADQIAENLRELNASIAEGRREIPDAFRHFLRR
- a CDS encoding DMT family transporter encodes the protein MQQRTYAYIAAVFNAFFIGLSFLFVKESLAAAEPFTTLAFRFALSFAFMLVLLAAGVIAVRIPAEDVRDLLVLSLIQPVLFFSLQAFGMLSISSSEAGIISAFVPVFVGILGLLLLGERVNAKQFVAFFISIAGIVCLFSMGGNGGTGTSWMGMVLTLLSALATSLYIVLGRRLTRTLDPVSLTFGMMLCGCVAFVAAAIVCEGLDAGGAALLLGDPGFMMDILYLGLFTSVGTSFLAMYSLKDLEAAKVGIIQNLSVVVSILAGVLVLHEAFLSYHAVGSLLIIVGVVLANFWADPETKP
- a CDS encoding DUF5320 domain-containing protein encodes the protein MSNIACKGMVNDMPGYDGTGPRGCGRMTGGRRGPCMTARTAPVETGDATEPEQNTVLYGIGRGGIPCGCGRGHGNGMSGRRPGRW
- a CDS encoding NifB/NifX family molybdenum-iron cluster-binding protein — translated: MKLAIALDGDFVSGHFGHCEAYALFDINEGSASRLPDLANPGHEPGFLPHYLADHGVTAVVAGGMGPRAVDLFCQNGIEVFLGASGPVEAVASAYASGKLTSGESSCTHGTEEHENCDGGCQ
- a CDS encoding NifB/NifX family molybdenum-iron cluster-binding protein, with amino-acid sequence MIICITADGPDSGAQVQPRFGRAAYFVFADTEKGTFEAVKNPVADAQGGVGPRAVQTVIDHGATALVTGQVGGNAASAIQASGIRACAFKGQGTVSAALSAFLAGELPSLL
- a CDS encoding ATP-binding protein, which translates into the protein MKIVVASGKGGTGKTMVAANLGYVLSRDRKVTLVDCDVEEPNLHLFFPAETVDEAVTAENPVFDPALCTQCGACGKFCRYGAITVLRDRVLFFAELCHSCGGCRIVCPEGAVTETGRAIGKVGTSHPLPGLTLVSGFLNEGEVQAPCVVRAARAAAGDYPLVILDAAPGVACAVMETITGCDLCILVTESTPSGLHDLALAVEAVRMLSLPAGVVINRSDGRDEAATAFCREHDLPVLMTIPFGREIAAIQNRGGLVARDLPGFTEKFAALYTDAVRLCGVKE
- a CDS encoding ATP-binding protein, with the protein product MTRIAVVSGKGGTGKTMVAAALTDLLTVPKVLADCDVDAANLDLFLDPSPLGEEPFMGLERASIDPAVCTGCGACASSCRFDAIACEEDRCAVDPLRCEGCGVCTLVCPAGAVHMTPFRAGTIYRSETAAGKLAHARLSPGAGNSGLLVHSVRQKAEEMAGESRVLLADGPPGIGCPLISTISGMDAVLAVTEPGISALHDLKRLVTVCRGFSLRIFVVINKFDLEPSVCRQVEDFCREEGLPVIGHIPFDRAVLLAVREGRPVTRTPSPASEALYQMAEHLSCELTIDG
- a CDS encoding DUF134 domain-containing protein, with product MDDEMQGRCCGRRGRPRAPRLIPEGTAFRCFGPICERAGEVVLLLPEEVEALRLTDLEGLEQEEAAERLGISRKTLWRDLHEARRKVADALVNGKGIRIAGCRRRAEECPRHLCDDAAEE
- a CDS encoding endonuclease/exonuclease/phosphatase family protein: MRICTWNCNMAFRKKYPAILSCDPDILIVPECENPDLFDSTFSTNALWVGKNQHKGLGVFSFHDYEISTHELYSDDFSYALPVRVESPENLNLVALWAMNNLRNPGRRYIGEVWRAIEYYQNLFDSPAVIAGDFNWNIIWDHRPKMDLDGDFADVTALLDRHDIQSLYHASAGIPFGREPDPTLYHRKNRLKPYHVDYIFSSSDLLCRMESLTVGGYDEWITLSDHMPVMATFQ
- a CDS encoding ribbon-helix-helix domain-containing protein, encoding MTTDQADYRVGIRIPGELKEWISREARNRGFYNDSEFVRSLLYQEMTKSKILETIDDRIAGYIRGPEGQAVIRDALRSEFRGEPLRTLIRAGVEDVLQDYVVEKE
- a CDS encoding Xaa-Pro peptidase family protein — its product is MESLDNALAAADCAAYVLYASSDDADFRYLTRFQVSDPLLYVKRKGERGLLVVPQMEYERAATESSAAPITRAGAGFLKYLDKEKDAWKALARTAASLAGGKVLVPRTFPYGLGRLLEEYAGVEVDGAGAVSAMRAVKTSKELAAIRAAQRATEEAMDLGISMIRRSTAQNGVLHLDGAPLTSGRVRTAMHLFLMERGYTAKETIVSCGKETAMPHRQGDGPLIEDEPVVIDLFPRDDATGYYADMTRTVVKGEPSPEIAEMYDTVAAAQALGVSLIAAGVRGAAVHNAVVAFFTEQGYESDTKGFVHSLGHGVGLEIHEGPSLSPSGGPLEAGNVVTVEPGLYYPGIGGIRIEDMGAVTTEGFDRFTNYPRNLIV
- the map gene encoding type II methionyl aminopeptidase, coding for MTDEEMELYLEAGKIAKKILNEGAGMVKVGAPVLDVVETAEGMILDSGADIAFPLNLSRNEDAAHDTASTGDERVFAMGDLVKLDLGVALEGRIADTALSVDLGGHEALVAASRAALDRAIALVRPGITTGEIGAAVQAEIEGRGFLPVANLTGHGLAPYSIHTDPTIPNVGIAGGAVLEEGMAIAIEPFATTGSGRVCDRSRIEIYQQIAVKPTRLPSAKRILEQVRDRRGMPFSRRWLPQDKIEIALSALVRSGVVYGYPVLHDVPGSFVSQAEHTLIVTADGCVVTTR